The region GCCAGGAATGATAATAGCGGTAAGAAAAAAAAATAAACCAATCAAATTCGGTTGCACGGGTTTGCAGGGTATCCAATAACTTGGGAACCAGCGGACCTTCCTCTTCAAGCCAGCGCATCTCATCTTCCATGCTGTGTTCCTGCTCAAATACCCGGGCTTGAATTTGTCCAAAGCGATGGGGATCCCGTTCGCGTTCAACCGTAAAACGGTGAACCGGAATACCATTTATCTTGCAAATGCCGGCGGGGTAATGGTGCTCCCAGGTGACGTAATCCAAGGCGGTGGTGGTAAATACTTCTACTTCCACATCCCCGCGGATCTTTTCCGCGATCAGTCGCGCATGGTATTCCGCTCCACCGTTGATCTCGATACCGTAGCGCTGCACAACGATGCCGACCTTGTACATGATTTTGTCATTATACCACAGCAGACCCGCAGTCAAAATGACAATAATCGTCACTACACGCCAACCCTGGCCAGCAGATTTTCTTTGAATTGCCCGATATAATTGATGAATCCTTAATTGGCCGAAAAATTGCTGGAATAGGTTGATCCGCTAAGGAGTCATAACTGTGACCAAGCGCAACCGTGGATTCACCTTGATTGAGTTGTTGATTGTGGTGGCGATCATTGGTATCGTGGCCGCCCTGGCCGTTCCAAACCTGTTGGTGGCCTTGCAGCGTTCACGTCAAACCGCCACCATGAGCGATATCCGCACCATCGGCCAGGCCGTAACCTCTTACGCGGCCGATCATGCCGGCGTTCCCAATATTTCAGGTACCGTGGCGGAACTGAACCAGCCCTGGTTCAACAACTACTATCTCAAAACATTTCCCACCCGTGATGCCTGGGGATACGCTTTGCGTTACACGGCGGTTGAACTGACTTATTCAATCATTTCGCTGGGGAGGGACGGCCGGACAGGACCGGAACCCCCGACCGATTTCTACCGGGTAACTGAATTGTGGCAATTCAGTTACGATATCGTGTACTCCAACGGCACATTCACGCAATCTCCCCGGGTGAAAACCGGCAACTAAGCCGGGAGTAAAAAAAATTGCAACGGTTTCTGCTCGAACCGGAACCGCGACCCGGTCAATGGGCGAACCGGAGGTTCAATAGTAAAGGGAACGGGTGACTTTGTGCTTATAGGCTTCGTTGTTGAATAGATAACCGTTGTTGTACAAGTGGAGCGCGCGCATCACATCGCCCCTGGCCACTTGCAGGTAATGCTTTAAAATGCGGACACCCAGGTCGATATTGTAAGTAATCTCGAACAACCGCTTTGAATTAATGGCCAGTTCATTTTTCCATACCGCGTAGTTAATCTGCATCAGCCCATAAGCGCCGGCATTAGAGACCGCGTTGGGACGAAAATCACTTTCCACCTGGATCATGCTGATGACAAGGTCGGGATCTACACCGTATTGGCGGCATTTGTGGTAAACGACTTCAACGATATTTGCGAATTCCGGTTCGCGCTTGCGAAACACACCGTCACGGTAACGAATCAAGCCGGTTTGGGCCACCGTAGAACGAAGCGCGGTTAGCTCTTTTTCCGCTTTTTGCATACGGGCCGACAACGCTTGCGCCTTTAAGTGGTTGGATTCATTCGCATGCGCCACATCAACCAACGCCGAAAACAATACGGCCATGGCCATTGCCATCGGTATAAAAATGTAAAGAAATTTGCTTTTCCTCATGAACGCCTCCCTTCTTCTCTCCCTCTGGTACAAATATAGTGTGAATTTTACCAAAACACACTAGATATGTCAAGTTTTGGGGGTTTGCCTGAAAACTCGGCTGATGCATTACTATACCACAACTAGCGTTTGCGTTCAAGCCATTGTCGGATTCACGCCGGTTTAATGCATCCTCGCCTTACGGAATTGATTGCATAAAAATGTCATAAAATGGAAATAATGCGGCTCGGTATCGATTGTGCTAAAATCATGGGAGTTGAACCCTTAGATCGATGCCGGTAAGAGGAGTCACAATGCCACAGTTACGCAAGCGTGCCCTGATCAGTGTATATGATAAACAAAATATTGCGGATGCCGCCCGAATCCTTTGTGAAAGCGGCTGGGAAATTCTTTCAACGGGTGGAACCGCCGCTCACTTGCGTGAACATGGCATTCCGGTTACGGATGTAGCGGAAGCAACCGGTTTCCCGCAAATCCTGGATGGTCGCGTAAAAACCCTTCACCCCATGATATTCGGCCCGATCCTGGCACGGGATGATGCCGATCACCGCCGCCAGTTGGAAGCGAGAAACAGTTGCTTTATCGACCTGGTAGTGGTGAATTTTTATCCCTTTGAAACCGCCCTGAGAGACCCCGACGCGACAGAAACCGAGATGGTGGAAAAAATCGATGTCGGCGGTCCATCCATGGTGCGGGCCGCCGCCAAGAATCACGCCCGCGTTGCCGTTGTGGTTGACGCGGATGATTACCTTCCGGTGTGCCGACGCCTGGCCGAAGACGGAGACCTGGGTCCCGCTCTGCGCAAAAGACTCGCACACAAAGCCTTTTCCGCCACCGCACATTACGACGCCTTGATTGCCGCCTACTTCTCCAGCCGTGATGCATCTCCACATTCCACGTTAGCCATCGGCGGCCGCAAACACCTGGACCTGCGCTACGGAGAGAACCCGCACCAGGCCGCCGCTCTTTATCTCTATTCTCATCAATCCCCGTTAAAGCATATGCGTCAGCTCCAGGGCAAGGACCTGTCATTCAACAACATTCTGGACACCTCCATGGTGTGGGAAGTACTTTCGCGCTTTCAGCATGCCGATCCCTTCTGTGTGATCGTGAAACACCAGAATCCTTGCGGCGCCGCCAAGCGCAATCGTTTGGATCTTTCGTTTGCAGCCGCCCTTGAAGGAGACCCCGTGTCCGCTTTCGGTGGCATCGTGGGATTCAACAAGGCGGTTGACGCCGCCACCGCGGAACGCTTGAAGCCGGTATTCCTCGAAGTGGTTGTGGCCCCAGCGTTCTCAGATGAAGCGCAACGGATCCTGAAAAGCAAAAAGAGTCTGCGCCTGTTGGAGATGCCGTTGGATTACCGGGAGATCCACGATATCCGCTCCGTACCCGGAGGATTCCTCTGGCAACAACCGGACCATGACATCGCTGATGCCGCCGGGTTTATCAACCATGCCGACCGGCCTGCGGAGCCCTGGGAAATGCGTGATGTTGAAATGGGGTGGCGCCTGATCAAGTTCGTTAAATCAAACGGCATATTGGTGGTTCGGGATGGCGCAATCGTGGGAGTTGGCGCCGGCCAGATGAGCCGGGTTGACTCTGTGCGGCTGGCTCTGGCAAAATGTGGCGACCGTTCAAAGGGAGCCGTGCTGTTGTCGGACGCCTTTTTCCCCTTCGCCGATTCCATTGAACTCGCCGCAAAAAAAGGCATCAGCGTGGTTGTGGAGCCTGGAGGATCCATCCGCGATGAGGAAGTGATCGCCGCAGCCCGGCACCTCAACATGACCCTCTTATTTACCGGGATGCGTCACTTTCGCCATTAAGCCGTCGCGATGGTTGAATCCCAAAGCAATCAATCCCCGCCCGGTTGGTCATGGTATAGAACAACCGCAGGGGAAACCCCATTACGTTGAAATAACACCCGCTGATCCGTTCCACGAACAAGGCGGACAGGCCTTGAATGGCATACGCCCCCGCCTTATCCTGGTAGTGGGCCAGATCCAGGTAGCGATCAATTTCCCACGCAGAGAGCTCGGCAAACCAGACACGGGTTTTGGCCATTTCCACCCATTCCCGGCCGGCATGCAAAAGGCCGATTCCGGTCCAGACCTCATGCATGCGCCCGGACAAAGAACAGAGGATCTGCCTGGCATGGTCTCTGGAACCGGGTTTGCCCACAATATCACCGTCCAGGATCACAACCGTATCGGCACTGACCACCAGGGCCTCGCCTTCCAGGTTGCCGCGCACAAACCGGCCTTTCTCTAAAGTCAACCGGCAAACAAAATCCTCCGGGGACTCATTGGGCCTAATGATCTCGGGAATTCGGGGGGGATGGACTTCGGGGTTCAGGTTGATTAAACGCATCAACTCCAGCCGCCGGGGGGAACTGGAGGCCAGAACAATTCTTGAGGTGAACCCATTTTCTCTGTTTTTCGTCATTTCAAGTGAAACTTTTCAATCAGATAACGCAAGGAACGGTAACTCAAGTTCAACATTTCCGCGGTACGTTTGATGTTGGATTGATTCATTTCGAGGGCTTCGAAGATGATTTGCCGGCTGAGATCATCAATATAGTCCGAGAATGAAAAGTTTTCCTGTTGCAGGATCGTATGGATCTCCTGCTGATCAACCGTGGTTGCGGACACGTGGTAAAGCAGCTCAGAGGGAAGTGAGCGCATGGAAATCAACTCCCCTTTCTCCAACGCCACGGATCGCTCCACAAAATTTTCCAATTCACGTACGTTTCCCGGCCAATTGTACTGCATGAACTGGGAAGTCACCTCATCGGAGAATCCCGCGACCCGCTTATCAAAACGGCGATTGTACAAAGCCAGGAAGTAGTGCATGAGGGGCACAATGTCGTCCTTGCGCTCTCTCAGGGCGGGCACTTGGATCGAAATGACGTTCAAGCGATAGAACAAATCTGAACGGAACTCACCGCTTTTCATTTCCTGGGCCAGATCGCGATTGGTTGCGGAAATAATGCGAACATCCACCGGAATCTCACGATCCCCACCCACGCGGCGGATGGAACGCTCCTGGATCGCCCGCAACAATTTAACCTGCATTTTCTGTGACATTTCAGCGATTTCATCCAGGAAAAGTGTACCTTGATGGGCTTGTTCAAACAAACCGGGTTTATCCCGGTAGGCATCGGTAAAAGCGCCCTTGATGTGCCCGAACAACTCGCTTTCAAGCAGAGTCTCCGGCAAAGCGCCACAGTTAATGGACACGAAACGGTTCTTTGCACGTGGACTGCGATCGTGTATGGCCCGGGCGATCAGTTCTTTACCCGTTCCGCTTTCACCGCTGATCAGCACGGTTGAATCGGTCTGGGATACCGTATCGATGAGATCGTAAATCTGCAGCATGCGGCGGTTTCCACCAACAATGTTGCCGAAGCTGCGGAGTCCGGACAACTCGCGACGCAGTTGGGTATTCTCATCTTCCATCATGCGCCGACTCATGGCCCGGGACACCACCACTTTCAACTCATCGATATTGAAGGGCTTGGTCACGTAATTTTCCGCCCCCAGTTTCATGGCTTCCACCGCATCCGCTGTTGAGGCATACGCCGTAATCATGATTACGGGGATGGACGCGTCTATGCCTTTGATCTTCTTCAGCAATTCAATCCCGCTCAGGTCCGGCATCTTGATATCCGAAATAACCAGGCTGGTCTTCCCTTGCTTCAATATGTCCAGGGCCGCGCGGGAGTCTTCGGCACATAGCACTTCATAGCCTTCCTTTTTCAGGATGATCTGCAACATATCGCGCAGACTGGCATCATCATCAACAATCAAGATGGTTGAAACTACAGGGGAAAGCATATCGTCACCTCAGTACCGACGTTCTTTTCCGATTGAACCTGGATTTCGATTTTATGGGCATCCAGGATGCGCTTCACCAAAGCCATTCCCAATCCGATTCCGGAACTGAAGCGGGAAAAAAACGGCGAAAACAGCTTTTCTTTGTCCGCGGAAGACATGCCGAGACCGTTATCCCGGACACTCAGGCGCACTTCGTTTTCCGCGCGAAACACCGCCACCTGCACGACGCCTTCTTCTCCCACAGCCTTTACCGCGTTGTTGAGCAGGTTCCAGATCATCTGGGAAATCTGGCGCGGGTCGGCACTGACCTCCAAAGAAGGATCGCAACGACGCTCGAAACGGATTCCCGCATGAGCGGTCTGCAACAACTCAACCACATCATCCACCAGGTTCGCCAACGCGAATCTTTCGATCTCCAATGGGGGGATACGGGTGTAGTCCAGGAAATTTTCGATGGATCCGGATAAGCGGGAAGATTCCTTGACAATAATCTCCATGAGATTCTTGTGTTCGGGCGCCACCCGCATTTCCCGGTAGAGGAATTGAACTGAACCGGATATGGAAGCCAGCGGATTGCGGATTTCATGAGCAAGTCCCGCCGCCATTTCACCAATCAAGGCGAGGTGCTCCCGTTCTTTCAACTCGGCTTCAATGCGCTTTTTCTCCGTCAAATCAGTCAGGAT is a window of Candidatus Aminicenantes bacterium DNA encoding:
- a CDS encoding prepilin-type N-terminal cleavage/methylation domain-containing protein; its protein translation is MTKRNRGFTLIELLIVVAIIGIVAALAVPNLLVALQRSRQTATMSDIRTIGQAVTSYAADHAGVPNISGTVAELNQPWFNNYYLKTFPTRDAWGYALRYTAVELTYSIISLGRDGRTGPEPPTDFYRVTELWQFSYDIVYSNGTFTQSPRVKTGN
- a CDS encoding lytic transglycosylase domain-containing protein produces the protein MRKSKFLYIFIPMAMAMAVLFSALVDVAHANESNHLKAQALSARMQKAEKELTALRSTVAQTGLIRYRDGVFRKREPEFANIVEVVYHKCRQYGVDPDLVISMIQVESDFRPNAVSNAGAYGLMQINYAVWKNELAINSKRLFEITYNIDLGVRILKHYLQVARGDVMRALHLYNNGYLFNNEAYKHKVTRSLYY
- the purH gene encoding bifunctional phosphoribosylaminoimidazolecarboxamide formyltransferase/IMP cyclohydrolase; the encoded protein is MPQLRKRALISVYDKQNIADAARILCESGWEILSTGGTAAHLREHGIPVTDVAEATGFPQILDGRVKTLHPMIFGPILARDDADHRRQLEARNSCFIDLVVVNFYPFETALRDPDATETEMVEKIDVGGPSMVRAAAKNHARVAVVVDADDYLPVCRRLAEDGDLGPALRKRLAHKAFSATAHYDALIAAYFSSRDASPHSTLAIGGRKHLDLRYGENPHQAAALYLYSHQSPLKHMRQLQGKDLSFNNILDTSMVWEVLSRFQHADPFCVIVKHQNPCGAAKRNRLDLSFAAALEGDPVSAFGGIVGFNKAVDAATAERLKPVFLEVVVAPAFSDEAQRILKSKKSLRLLEMPLDYREIHDIRSVPGGFLWQQPDHDIADAAGFINHADRPAEPWEMRDVEMGWRLIKFVKSNGILVVRDGAIVGVGAGQMSRVDSVRLALAKCGDRSKGAVLLSDAFFPFADSIELAAKKGISVVVEPGGSIRDEEVIAAARHLNMTLLFTGMRHFRH
- the maf gene encoding septum formation protein Maf — encoded protein: MTKNRENGFTSRIVLASSSPRRLELMRLINLNPEVHPPRIPEIIRPNESPEDFVCRLTLEKGRFVRGNLEGEALVVSADTVVILDGDIVGKPGSRDHARQILCSLSGRMHEVWTGIGLLHAGREWVEMAKTRVWFAELSAWEIDRYLDLAHYQDKAGAYAIQGLSALFVERISGCYFNVMGFPLRLFYTMTNRAGIDCFGIQPSRRLNGESDASR
- a CDS encoding sigma-54-dependent Fis family transcriptional regulator, whose translation is MLSPVVSTILIVDDDASLRDMLQIILKKEGYEVLCAEDSRAALDILKQGKTSLVISDIKMPDLSGIELLKKIKGIDASIPVIMITAYASTADAVEAMKLGAENYVTKPFNIDELKVVVSRAMSRRMMEDENTQLRRELSGLRSFGNIVGGNRRMLQIYDLIDTVSQTDSTVLISGESGTGKELIARAIHDRSPRAKNRFVSINCGALPETLLESELFGHIKGAFTDAYRDKPGLFEQAHQGTLFLDEIAEMSQKMQVKLLRAIQERSIRRVGGDREIPVDVRIISATNRDLAQEMKSGEFRSDLFYRLNVISIQVPALRERKDDIVPLMHYFLALYNRRFDKRVAGFSDEVTSQFMQYNWPGNVRELENFVERSVALEKGELISMRSLPSELLYHVSATTVDQQEIHTILQQENFSFSDYIDDLSRQIIFEALEMNQSNIKRTAEMLNLSYRSLRYLIEKFHLK